A region of the Spirochaetota bacterium genome:
AATTTAATTACGTCAAGGGAGGCATTGCCGTCCCGAAGGGATTTTACCCTTGACGTAATTAAATTGCTCTATACAAGAAAAATTCTCTGTATAAATGAGTAAAAAGTCAATCAAGTTGAGTTATTGCTATTTTTGCTGATAAAATAATGTAAATATTTAGGCTAAAGCACAAGAACATTTTAAAAAACAGTCTCTATTTATTAAAAACACCTTTCTCCAAAGGGCACTTCTTTCATCACCCATGCGAAAACCACAGCATAAACCATATAACAGGAAGTGCTTACAAAAGGATAGGGATAATAGTATACATAAATGAGAGATTTAAAGATTGCCCTAATTGGCTGCGGAAGAATTGGCTTCTTGCTTGAGAATGATTCATTAAGACAGAAGCCGTGTACACATTATGGAGGTGCTAGAGCAGCAGGCCTTAGGATAAATTATGCCTGTGATATAAACACGGAGAGATTATATAAATTTGCAAAATCCGCAAACATAAAAGAAGAGAATTGCTTTATAGACTATAGAGAGTTAATACTAAGTGTTAAACCAGATCTGGTTATCATCGGGACCTGGACTGACAGCCATGCGGATATTGGTATATTTGCATCAAATAATGATGCAAGGACTATCGTCTGTGAAAAACCAATAGCCTCAAATCTTATTCAGGCAAAAAGGTTAATAGAAGAATGTGCAAAGCACAATGTTGCCCTTATCATAAACCACGAAAGGAGATATGAAACGAGATATAGAAACGTAAAAAGATTGCTTTCAGAGGGTAAGATTGGAGATATAAAAACTGTTAATGCATCTATACTAACCTCACCTTATAGAGGGAATTCAAACATCGGAGAAGGAGGAGGGCCGTTGCTTCATGATGGAACTCATATGATCGATATAATAAGATATTTCTTTGGCGAGATAAAATCTGCTCTCGGAGAGATAGACAGAGATAACAGGGATTGTGGATTTGAGGATAGAGCTACTGCATGGCTTAAAACTGAAAGAGGAATAGATATATTTCTTGAAGCTGGAGGCAGCCGAGACTACTTTGTCTTTGAACTTAACATATCCGGAACAAAAGGAAAAATTGTAATCGGTAATGGATATGAGCGCATCTATATTAACAGGAAATCCAGACTCTATAGCGGTTTTCGAGATCTTTCAGAAAAACCCTTCTCGAAAACCAAAGGCATCAACTACTTTAAGAGGGAATACCTAGAGGTTAAAAAGACCCTTAACAGGAATAATATTGAGATCACATCCTCTGGTTTAGATGGGTACAAGGCAATGGAAGCAATTCATGCAATCTATCTTTCCTCATATCTAAATAGCAAGAGGATGGAATTGCCAATAAGACCTGAAACTAACATAAAGAAGATTTTTAATCTGCCTGATCACCCAGACATGTAGGTCAATATACCATTCTATATTGTCGATGGATGGTATCTGACCCTTCATTCATCGACAATGGTCTCTCTACTGTCACTTCTTGCATGGAGATTTATAGTCAACAATTAAATTTACTCAAGTTGACTGACTTTTTACTCATTTATACAGAAAATTTTTCTTATTATAGAGAAATTTAATCCAGAGATAGCGGTTCTTT
Encoded here:
- a CDS encoding Gfo/Idh/MocA family oxidoreductase, which translates into the protein MRDLKIALIGCGRIGFLLENDSLRQKPCTHYGGARAAGLRINYACDINTERLYKFAKSANIKEENCFIDYRELILSVKPDLVIIGTWTDSHADIGIFASNNDARTIVCEKPIASNLIQAKRLIEECAKHNVALIINHERRYETRYRNVKRLLSEGKIGDIKTVNASILTSPYRGNSNIGEGGGPLLHDGTHMIDIIRYFFGEIKSALGEIDRDNRDCGFEDRATAWLKTERGIDIFLEAGGSRDYFVFELNISGTKGKIVIGNGYERIYINRKSRLYSGFRDLSEKPFSKTKGINYFKREYLEVKKTLNRNNIEITSSGLDGYKAMEAIHAIYLSSYLNSKRMELPIRPETNIKKIFNLPDHPDM